In Carya illinoinensis cultivar Pawnee chromosome 9, C.illinoinensisPawnee_v1, whole genome shotgun sequence, the following are encoded in one genomic region:
- the LOC122276475 gene encoding uncharacterized protein LOC122276475 isoform X1 — protein MEHTKSVTSDNPSTSPGNKMKKPGGHKNYSNKDDNAQNDLWTDGLICAFEFVRGPKKSIHSRSRSKIPSRWQVDGEVDGEDLEMQVPANGKAESSSPPIDGNKLLELNSLKELRSNETSSFDDYKYVQTHQSSQCQGIERLEGSHWVPIGWARISELVKTVQVDAELSLPEFESIDDDLTVADLAAPYWERPVGPTWWCHVSAGHTSVQAWLSNSQLLHPAVSLALRDESLLISDRMKHLLYEVPVRVAGGLLFELLGQSVGVPFVDEDDIPIVLRSWQAQNFLITALHLKGNVSKTNVLGITEVQELLSSGGYNAPRTVHEVIAHLACRLTRWDDRLFRKDIFGAADEIELKFMNRRNHEDMQLFSVILNHEIRKLSRQVIRVKWSLHAREEIVFELLQQLRGNMARSLLEGIRKSTREMIEEQEAVRGRLFTIQDVMQSTVRAWLQDKSLRVTHNLAVFGGCGLVLSIITGLFGINVDGIPGSESTPYAFGLFAAILFFLGILLIVVGLVYLGLKRPVTEEQVEVRMLELEELVKMFQHEAETHAQVRTRFSRNNLPPTAGDTLDDVDYLLIQ, from the exons ATGGAACACACGAAGAGTGTCACGAGTGACAACCCTTCTACCTCCCCTGGcaataaaatgaagaaaccaggaggccataaaaattattcTAATAAAGATGATAATGCGCAAAATGATCTTTGGACAGATGGGCTCATTTGTGCTTTTGAATTCGTCCGGGGcccaaaaaaatcaattcattCAAGATCTCGTTCGAAAATCCCATCACGATGGCAAGTGGATGGTGAAGTGGATGGTGAAGATTTAGAGATGCAAGTGCCTGCAAATGGAAAAGCTGAGTCTTCTTCCCCGCCAATAGATGGGAACAAACTATTAGAGTTGAATTCCTTAAAAGAACTCAGAAGCAATGAGACTTCTTCTTTTGATGACTACAAATATGTTCAGACCCATCAATCAAGCCAATGCCAGGGTATAGAAAGACTTGAAGGTAGTCATTGGGTACCAATTGGCTGGGCTAGAATTTCAGAACTTGTTAAAACTGTCCAAGTGGATGCTGAACTGTCCTTGCCGGAGTTTGAGTCCATAGATGATGACCTAACTGTTGCAGATCTAGCAGCTCCCTATTGGGAACGTCCAGTAGGGCCCACATGGTGGTGCCATGTGTCTGCAGGTCACACCTCGGTTCAGGCATGGCTCAGCAATTCTCAGCTGTTACATCCGGCTGTAAGTTTAGCTCTAAGAGATGAAAGTCTCCTAATCAGCGACAGGATGAAACACCTTTTGTATGAG GTCCCAGTTAGAGTTGCTGGGGGGCTGTTATTCGAGCTCTTGGGACAATCAGttggtgttccttttgttgatGAGGATGACATCCCCATTGTTCTTCGGTCTTGGCAAGCACAAAACTTCCTAATAACAGCATTGCACTTAAAGGGAAATGTTTCCAAAACAAATGTGTTGGGTATCACAGAAGTTCAG GAGCTGCTTTCTTCTGGAGGTTATAATGCACCAAGAACAGTGCATGAAGTCATTGCACATTTGGCTTGCCGCCTTACTCGATGGGATGATAG GCTATTTCGTAAAGACATATTTGGGGCAGCAGACGAGATTGAATTGAAGTTCATGAACAG GAGAAACCATGAAGATATGCAACTCTTTAGTGTAATTCTCAACCATGAAATCAGAAAGTTATCGAGACAG GTGATCAGAGTGAAGTGGTCACTTCATGCAAGAGAAGAGATTGTGTTTGAACTTCTCCAACAATTGAGAGGAAATATGGCAAGAAGCTTGTTAGAGGGAATAAGAAAAAGTACAAGAGAAATGATTGAGGAACAAGAAGCTGTTCGTGGCCGCCTGTTTACCATTCAAGATGTGATGCAAAGTACTGTTCGTGCATGGCTACAG GATAAAAGCCTTCGAGTAACCCATAATCTTGCTGTTTTTGGGGGATGTGGCCTTGTTCTTTCTATCATAACTGGGTTATTCGGGATCAATGTTGATGGAATCCCGGGATCAGAGAGTACGCCATATGCATTTGGTTTATTTGCAGCGATCCTCTTCTTCTTGGGAATTCTACTAATTGTAGTTGGACTGGTTTATCTTGGGTTGAAGAGGCCTGTTACGGAGGAGCAGGTTGAAGTCAGGATGTTGGAGCTTGAAGAGTTGGTTAAGATGTTCCAGCATGAGGCAGAGACTCATGCCCAAGTTCGTACGAGATTTTCTCGTAATAACTTGCCCCCAACTGCTGGTGACACATTAGATGATGTGGATTATCTTCTCATACAATGA
- the LOC122275308 gene encoding uncharacterized protein LOC122275308, whose protein sequence is MFDEEIVEVVPHQLWKGLMMERMKSDTSDNTSTSPGNKMKKPGGHKNYSNKDDNAQNDLWTDGLICAFEFVRGPKKSIHSRSGSKIPSRWQVDGEDFKMQVPANGKAESSSPTIDGNKLLELYSLKELRSNETSSFDDYKYVQTHQSSQCQGIERLEGSHWVPIGWARISELVKDVQVDAELSLPEFESIDDDLTVADLAAPYWERPVGPTWWCHVCADHPSVQAWLSNSQLLHPAVSLALRDESLLISDRMKHLLYEVPVRVAGGLLFELLGQSVGVPFVDEDDIPIVLRSWQAQNFLITALHLKGNVSKTNVLGITEVQELLSSGGYNTPRTVHEVIAHLACRLTQWDDRLFRKDIFGAADEIELKFMNRRNQEDVQLFSVILNQEIRKLSRQVIRVKWSLHAREEIVFELLQHFRGNVARSLLEGIRKSTREMIEDQEAVRGRLFTIQDVMQSTVRAWLQDKSLRVTHNLAVFGGCGLILSIITGLFGINVDGIPGSESTPYAFGLFAAILFFLGFLLIVVGLVYLGLKRPIKGEQVEVRILELEELVKMFQHEAETHAQVRTRFSRNNLPPTAGDALDDVYYLPIH, encoded by the exons ATGTTTGATGAAGAGATTGTTGAGGTTGTCCCACATCAGTTGTGGAAGGGGCTGATG ATGGAACGCATGAAGAGTGACACGAGCGACAACACTTCTACTTCCCCTGGcaataaaatgaagaaaccaggaggccataaaaattattcTAATAAAGATGACAATGCGCAAAATGATCTTTGGACAGATGGGCTCATTTGTGCTTTTGAATTCGTCCGGGgtccaaaaaaatcaattcattCAAGATCTGGTTCGAAAATCCCATCACGATGGCAAGTGGATGGTGAAGATTTCAAGATGCAGGTGCCTGCAAATGGAAAAGCCGAGTCTTCTTCCCCGACAATAGATGGGAACAAACTATTAGAGTTGTATTCCTTAAAAGAACTCAGAAGCAATGAGACTTCTTCTTTTGATGACTACAAATATGTTCAGACCCATCAATCAAGCCAATGCCAGGGTATAGAAAGACTTGAAGGTAGTCATTGGGTACCAATTGGCTGGGCTAGAATTTCAGAACTTGTTAAAGATGTGCAAGTGGATGCTGAACTGTCCTTGCCGGAGTTTGAGTCCATAGATGATGACCTAACTGTTGCGGATCTAGCAGCTCCCTATTGGGAACGTCCAGTAGGGCCCACATGGTGGTGCCATGTGTGTGCAGATCACCCCTCGGTTCAGGCATGGCTCAGCAATTCTCAGCTGTTACATCCGGCTGTAAGTTTAGCTCTAAGAGATGAAAGTCTCCTAATTAGCGACAGGATGAAACACCTTTTGTATGAG GTCCCAGTTAGAGTTGCTGGGGGGCTGTTATTCGAGCTCTTGGGACAATCAGttggtgttccttttgttgatGAGGATGACATCCCCATTGTTCTTCGGTCTTGGCAAGCACAAAACTTCCTAATAACAGCATTGCACTTAAAGGGAAATGTTTCCAAAACAAATGTGTTGGGTATCACAGAAGTTCAG GAGCTGCTTTCTTCTGGAGGTTATAATACACCAAGAACAGTGCATGAAGTCATTGCACATTTGGCTTGCCGCCTTACTCAATGGGATGATAG gCTATTTCGTAAAGACATATTTGGGGCAGCAGACGAGATTGAATTGAAGTTCATGAACAG GAGAAACCAAGAAGATGTGCAACTCTTTAGTGTAATTCTCAACCAAGAAATCAGAAAGTTATCGAGACAG GTGATCAGAGTGAAGTGGTCACTTCATGCAAGAGAAGAGATTGTGTTTGAACTTCTCCAACATTTTAGAGGAAATGTGGCAAGAAGCTTGTTAGAGGGAATAAGAAAAAGTACAAGAGAAATGATTGAGGATCAAGAAGCCGTTCGTGGCCGCCTGTTTACCATTCAAGATGTGATGCAAAGTACTGTTCGTGCATGGCTGCAG GATAAAAGCCTTCGAGTAACCCATAATCTTGCTGTTTTTGGGGGCTGTGGCCTTATTCTTTCTATCATCACTGGGCTATTCGGGATCAATGTTGACGGAATCCCTGGATCAGAGAGTACACCATATGCATTTGGTTTATTTGCAGCGATCCTCTTCTTCTTGGGATTTCTACTGATTGTAGTTGGACTGGTTTATCTTGGGTTGAAGAGGCCTATTAAGGGGGAGCAGGTTGAAGTCAGGATATTGGAGCTTGAAGAGTTGGTTAAGATGTTCCAGCATGAGGCAGAGACTCATGCCCAAGTTCGTACAAGATTTTCTCGGAATAACTTGCCCCCAACTGCTGGTGACGCATTAGATGATGTGTATTATCTTCCCATACATTGA
- the LOC122276475 gene encoding uncharacterized protein LOC122276475 isoform X2, translating into MEHTKSVTSDNPSTSPGNKMKKPGGHKNYSNKDDNAQNDLWTDGLICAFEFVRGPKKSIHSRSRSKIPSRWQVDGEVDGEDLEMQVPANGKAESSSPPIDGNKLLELNSLKELRSNETSSFDDYKYVQTHQSSQCQGIERLEGSHWVPIGWARISELVKTVQVDAELSLPEFESIDDDLTVADLAAPYWERPVGPTWWCHVSAGHTSVQAWLSNSQLLHPAVSLALRDESLLISDRMKHLLYEELLSSGGYNAPRTVHEVIAHLACRLTRWDDRLFRKDIFGAADEIELKFMNRRNHEDMQLFSVILNHEIRKLSRQVIRVKWSLHAREEIVFELLQQLRGNMARSLLEGIRKSTREMIEEQEAVRGRLFTIQDVMQSTVRAWLQDKSLRVTHNLAVFGGCGLVLSIITGLFGINVDGIPGSESTPYAFGLFAAILFFLGILLIVVGLVYLGLKRPVTEEQVEVRMLELEELVKMFQHEAETHAQVRTRFSRNNLPPTAGDTLDDVDYLLIQ; encoded by the exons ATGGAACACACGAAGAGTGTCACGAGTGACAACCCTTCTACCTCCCCTGGcaataaaatgaagaaaccaggaggccataaaaattattcTAATAAAGATGATAATGCGCAAAATGATCTTTGGACAGATGGGCTCATTTGTGCTTTTGAATTCGTCCGGGGcccaaaaaaatcaattcattCAAGATCTCGTTCGAAAATCCCATCACGATGGCAAGTGGATGGTGAAGTGGATGGTGAAGATTTAGAGATGCAAGTGCCTGCAAATGGAAAAGCTGAGTCTTCTTCCCCGCCAATAGATGGGAACAAACTATTAGAGTTGAATTCCTTAAAAGAACTCAGAAGCAATGAGACTTCTTCTTTTGATGACTACAAATATGTTCAGACCCATCAATCAAGCCAATGCCAGGGTATAGAAAGACTTGAAGGTAGTCATTGGGTACCAATTGGCTGGGCTAGAATTTCAGAACTTGTTAAAACTGTCCAAGTGGATGCTGAACTGTCCTTGCCGGAGTTTGAGTCCATAGATGATGACCTAACTGTTGCAGATCTAGCAGCTCCCTATTGGGAACGTCCAGTAGGGCCCACATGGTGGTGCCATGTGTCTGCAGGTCACACCTCGGTTCAGGCATGGCTCAGCAATTCTCAGCTGTTACATCCGGCTGTAAGTTTAGCTCTAAGAGATGAAAGTCTCCTAATCAGCGACAGGATGAAACACCTTTTGTATGAG GAGCTGCTTTCTTCTGGAGGTTATAATGCACCAAGAACAGTGCATGAAGTCATTGCACATTTGGCTTGCCGCCTTACTCGATGGGATGATAG GCTATTTCGTAAAGACATATTTGGGGCAGCAGACGAGATTGAATTGAAGTTCATGAACAG GAGAAACCATGAAGATATGCAACTCTTTAGTGTAATTCTCAACCATGAAATCAGAAAGTTATCGAGACAG GTGATCAGAGTGAAGTGGTCACTTCATGCAAGAGAAGAGATTGTGTTTGAACTTCTCCAACAATTGAGAGGAAATATGGCAAGAAGCTTGTTAGAGGGAATAAGAAAAAGTACAAGAGAAATGATTGAGGAACAAGAAGCTGTTCGTGGCCGCCTGTTTACCATTCAAGATGTGATGCAAAGTACTGTTCGTGCATGGCTACAG GATAAAAGCCTTCGAGTAACCCATAATCTTGCTGTTTTTGGGGGATGTGGCCTTGTTCTTTCTATCATAACTGGGTTATTCGGGATCAATGTTGATGGAATCCCGGGATCAGAGAGTACGCCATATGCATTTGGTTTATTTGCAGCGATCCTCTTCTTCTTGGGAATTCTACTAATTGTAGTTGGACTGGTTTATCTTGGGTTGAAGAGGCCTGTTACGGAGGAGCAGGTTGAAGTCAGGATGTTGGAGCTTGAAGAGTTGGTTAAGATGTTCCAGCATGAGGCAGAGACTCATGCCCAAGTTCGTACGAGATTTTCTCGTAATAACTTGCCCCCAACTGCTGGTGACACATTAGATGATGTGGATTATCTTCTCATACAATGA